From one Mytilus edulis chromosome 1, xbMytEdul2.2, whole genome shotgun sequence genomic stretch:
- the LOC139484464 gene encoding uncharacterized protein, producing the protein MMRFQAIFFLIALTTVTLAVYAPTDKHALDRHGVKKVLLVENTVERNINRRRGEGSLSVLDIIDANRRAGSRNVGTARGIGSEFITHGSSSGRGLSGASVGGKTSVSGIIRGSSIGLSRALSGDDDHFTSGSRIGSSGLARNVDLSRNSHLETIGSSRGVSGHTGTDILDAISSGRGGRVVLDTVSTRRSGSGRTSGSGFVSQSVVGGKTDCKSDCFSDGDCPTNRYCATVNCHRICRRRLSNGYSS; encoded by the exons ATGATGCGATTCCAGGCCATTTTCTTTTTGATTGCATTGACAACAGTAACACTAGCCG tctACGCACCCACAGACAAACATGCATTAGACAGACATGGAGTTAAAAAGGTTTTGCTGGTTGAAAACACAGTTGAAAGAAACATAAACAGGCGTCGTGGTGAGGGATCTCTTTCTGTACTGGATATCATTGATGCAAATAGACGAGCAGGATCAAGAAATGTTGGCACAGCTCGTGGAATAGGCAGTGAATTTATAACACACGGGTCATCTTCCGGTAGAGGATTGTCTGGGGCTTCTGTTGGAGGCAAGACCTCTGTATCTGGAATCATAAGAGGTTCTTCAATTGGTTTGTCCCGTGCTTTATCTGGCGATGATGATCATTTCACGTCTGGTAGCCGAATTGGTTCATCTGGTCTGGCTAGAAATGTGGATCTGTCCAGAAATTCTCATTTGGAAACTATTGGTAGTAGCCGTGGAGTGTCTGGTCATACAGGTACAGATATTCTTGACGCAATCAGCTCTGGACGAGGTGGGCGTGTTGTTTTAGACACCGTTTCGACCAGACGTAGTGGATCAGGTCGTACTTCAGGTTCAGGATTCGTTTCTCAGTCAGTGGTAGGAGGAAAAACTGATTGCAAAAGCGACTGTTTTAGTGATGGAGATTGTCCAACAAACAGATACTGTGCCACTGTCAATTGTCACAGAATTTGTAGAAGAAGACTGTCAAATGGATACTCATCATGA
- the LOC139484476 gene encoding uncharacterized protein, which yields MMTFQTIFVLMAMVTITAAVYVPSDKHALDRHGMEKVLLVENTVGRNINRRRGDGSLSVLDVIDANRRAGSRGVGTSHGIGSEFITHGSSSGRGLSGAFVGGRTSVSGSIRGSSVGLSRALSDDDDHFTSGIRIGASGLVRNVDLSRNSHLETIGNIRGVSGHSGADIIDAISSRRGGRVVLDTVSARRSGSARTSGSRLVSQSVVGGKTDCKNDCFSDGDCPTNRYCATVNCHRICRRRLSNGYSP from the exons ATGATGACATTCCAGACCATTTTCGTTTTGATGGCAATGGTCACAATAACAGCAGCCG TATATGTACCCTCGGATAAGCATGCATTAGATAGACATGGAATGGAGAAGGTTTTACTGGTCGAAAACACAGTTGGAAGAAACATAAACAGGCGTCGTGGTGATGGATCTCTTTCTGTACTGGATGTTATTGATGCAAATAGACGAGCAGGATCAAGAGGAGTTGGGACATCTCATGGAATAGGCAGTGAATTTATTACACACGGGTCATCTTCCGGTAGAGGATTGTCCGGGGCTTTTGTTGGTGGCAGGACCTCTGTATCTGGAAGTATTAGAGGCTCTTCAGTTGGTTTGTCCCGTGCTTTATCTGACGATGATGATCATTTCACCTCTGGCATCCGAATTGGTGCATCTGGTCTAGTTAGAAATGTGGATCTGTCTAGAAATTCTCATTTGGAAACTATTGGTAATATCCGTGGAGTGTCTGGTCATTCAGGTGCAGATATTATTGACGCAATCAGTTCTAGACGAGGTGGGCGTGTTGTCCTGGACACTGTTTCTGCCAGACGAAGTGGATCAGCCCGTACTTCTGGTTCAAGACTAGTTTCTCAGTCAGTGGTAGGAGGAAAAACTGATTGCAAAAACGACTGTTTTAGTGATGGAGATTGTCCAACAAACAGATACTGTGCCACTGTTAATTGTCACAGAATTTGTAGAAGAAGACTGTCTAATGGATACTCACCATGA
- the LOC139484487 gene encoding uncharacterized protein, with the protein MMTFQTIFVLMAMVTVTAAVYVPSDKHALDIHGVEKVLLVENTVGRNINRRRGEGSLSVLDVIDANRRAGSRGVGTSHGIGSEFISHGSSSGRGLSGSSVGDRNSVSGIIRGSSTGLSRGLSDDDDHFTSGSRIGSSGLVRNVDLSRNSHLETIGSGRGVSGHSGADILDAISSGRGGRVVLDTVSSRRSGSGRTSGSRLVSQSVVGGKTNCKNDCFSDGDCPTNRYCATVNCHRICRRRLSNGYSP; encoded by the exons ATGATGACATTCCAGACCATTTTCGTTTTGATGGCAATGGTCACAGTAACAGCAGCCG TATATGTACCCTCGGATAAGCATGCATTAGATATACATGGAGTGGAGAAGGTTTTACTGGTCGAAAACACAGTTGGAAGAAACATAAACAGGCGTCGTGGTGAGGGATCTCTTTCTGTACTGGATGTCATTGATGCAAATAGACGAGCAGGATCAAGAGGAGTTGGAACATCTCATGGAATAGGCAGTGAATTTATTTCACACGGGTCATCTTCCGGTAGAGGATTGTCTGGGTCTTCTGTTGGAGACAGGAACTCTGTATCTGGAATCATTAGAGGCTCTTCAACTGGTTTGTCTCGTGGTTTATCTGACGACGATGATCATTTCACCTCTGGCAGCCGAATTGGTTCATCTGGTCTAGTTAGAAATGTTGATCTGTCTAGAAATTCTCATTTGGAAACTATTGGTAGTGGCCGTGGAGTGTCTGGTCATTCAGGTGCAGATATTCTTGACGCAATCAGTTCTGGACGAGGTGGGCGTGTTGTACTAGACACTGTTTCGTCCAGACGTAGTGGATCAGGTCGTACTTCTGGTTCAAGACTAGTTTCTCAGTCAGTGGTAGGAGGAAAAACTAATTGCAAAAACGACTGTTTTAGTGATGGAGATTGTCCAACAAACAGATACTGTGCCACTGTTAATTGTCACAGAATTTGTAGAAGAAGACTGTCAAATGGATACTCACCATGA